The stretch of DNA CGCGTCGAGGTACTTCTCCAGGAAATCGCGGCGGCCCTCGAGACGGACCCGTGGTCCATCGATCATCCGCGATTTAACTACTCGCCGCTGCTTCGGTACAAAGTCAAGCTGCTGTGGCAGTACTGGTTATCGCCGGCTGACCGAGCGAACGGACGCTAGCGGCCGGCGCGTCTCGCAGTTCGGTTTCGCGGGAAGGAGACGCGGTATAGTAACAACTTGAACAGTTTACACACCGATGGCATAGTCGTCCTCCGATCGGGTGTGCACTGATTTCCAGTGGCTACGATAGTACGTTCAGTCCCGAACCGACTTACCGGCCGATAGTCCCCTGACGGGTGACCGGTGCGTCGGGATCGACGAGAAACGCGACGAGTGTCGTCTCGGTTTCCGCGGTAACCGTCATCCCACCACCGTCGACGAGCAGACCGCTCTCCGTCTCGTCGAATTGCATGCCGTCAGCCGTGACTGCCCCCTCGAACACGTAGAAGTAGGCGTCCCAGCCGGTCTTCGTTGGCAGGTCGACGCTGACACCCTCCTCGAGGCGAACGTCGTAGAAATGGACGTCGTTGCGCACGGACAGCGGCGCGTCAGAGCCCTCGGGACCGAAGAGGTGGCGCCACTCGTTGGCAACCGGATCAGCAATCGGTTCGTGCTGGATGGTCGGTGGGAGATCCAGGCTGTGCGGGCGGACGAAAATCTGCAGCATTCGCAGCGGTGGATCGTCCGCAAGCGTGCGCTCTTCGTGCCAGAAGCCGCTGCCGGCGTTCATCACCAGCAGGTGGTCAGAATCGGTGACCAGCTCGTTTCCCTGTCGGTCGTCGTGGCGCATCACGCCCGACGGAACCCACGAGATGATCTCCTCGTTCTGGTGGGGATGCATCGAGATCAGCGTCTCGGGGTCCATGAACGACTCGACGACGGTCGCGAGCGGGCCGTAGCCGTGATCGTCGTGCTCCGGGTGATTGTGCCCGGGGAAGTTGAAGTGAATTCGAAACCGTCCCTGATTCTGGGAGATGTCCGTCCGCGGAGCTTTGTAGAGTTTCGTCGTGGACTCGGGATTCATCGTACCGAATCGTCGGGGCCGGAGCCCCATATGCGCGCGGTGACAACTATGTAACCGGGTCTACGCGTCTACGCACCTGAAATTACTCTTTCGCGAACTCGTTCCGGATCCGTGATCAGTCGCCGGAAGAACTGAGAGTCCGAATCCTGTGACGGTCGACGATCAGGATCTGTGAGCGCGTCGACTCGAGCCCGTATAGATCAGGCCGTAGACAAAAGACGGCGGGGAGCAACAGTCGATCCCGATGGATCTGTCGAAACTGAACCGTCGGACCTACCTCCGCGCTACAACGGCAGCGGTGGGTCTTACAGGCCATACCGCCGCTGCAAACGGTCCGTCGGAGTCGGAGGTCGAGGACGGAGCGAACGACTCGAGCGACCATCCGGACGCTACGGGAACCGACGACGATTTCGAGGAACTGGATCGCTGGGATGTCTCCGGCGGAACGCTGACGGCCGACGAGGATCGGTCAGTC from Natronorubrum tibetense GA33 encodes:
- a CDS encoding pirin family protein codes for the protein MNPESTTKLYKAPRTDISQNQGRFRIHFNFPGHNHPEHDDHGYGPLATVVESFMDPETLISMHPHQNEEIISWVPSGVMRHDDRQGNELVTDSDHLLVMNAGSGFWHEERTLADDPPLRMLQIFVRPHSLDLPPTIQHEPIADPVANEWRHLFGPEGSDAPLSVRNDVHFYDVRLEEGVSVDLPTKTGWDAYFYVFEGAVTADGMQFDETESGLLVDGGGMTVTAETETTLVAFLVDPDAPVTRQGTIGR